The following nucleotide sequence is from Streptomyces xiamenensis.
CCGCTATCACCAGCGCGCCCAGCAGGCTGCCGGCCAGAGCGCGGCGCAGCGTACGGGGACCGGTGAGCGTGGCGAGGACGGCGGGCGCGGCGGGCCCCGCGGACATGGGTCGTTCGGTGCTCATGACATCGAGCCAAGATCAGCGTCCGGCGCTCCGCATCCGCCCGGCGCCCCCGGCGCACCGCCGTTCGGCGCACGCCGGACGGGGTGCCGTGACCCGCGTCGCGCTGGTGGGGGCGGCCTGTCGCCCGTCGTACCCCAGGCCGCCATGATCACCTGTGCGAGTGATCGTGCGATTACTCTCTGGTGATGAGCAGCAGGGCCCGGTCGTCGTTGACGTCCTTGGCGACCGCTTCGATCAGATGCCACGCCGCGCCGCGGAAGCCCATCGGCACGTAACGGTCGGCCTCGCCGGTGAGCCGGTCGACGCCCTCGGACAGATCCCGGGCCGGACGCTCCACGAGGCCGTCGGTGAACAGCATGAGGACGTCGCCGCGGCGCAGGGTGCCCTTGGCCGGGTGGAACTCGGCGCCGTCGTACACCCCGAGCAGCGGCCCCTCCGCGGCGACCTCCGACCAGCGGCCCGTGCCCGCGTTCAGTTGCAGGCCCGGGACATGGCCCGCGGAGAGCAGTTCGTAGTCGCCGGTGTCCAGGTCGAGCACGAGATGGATGGAGGTGGCGAAGCCCTCGTCCCAGTCCTGCCGCAGCAGATAGCCGTTGGCGGCGGGCAGGAAGGAGTGCGGCGGGAGCGAGCCCAGCAGCCCGCCGAACGCGCCGGACAGCAGCAGGGAGCGGGAGGCCGCGTCCATGCCCTTGCCGGAGACGTCCGTGAGGACCACCTCCAGGGTGCGCCCGGTGGGCCCGGTGCGGGCGGCGACCACGAAATCGCCGGAGAAGGACTGGCCGCCTGCCGGGCGCAGCGACATGTTCGCGTACCAGCCGGGCGGCAGCTTGGGCAGCGTGCTCTGGGTCTTGATGCGTTCGCGCAGGTCGAAGAGCATGGTGCCGCCGCGCCGCCAGGGCACGCCGACGCGGCTGCGGAACTGCGCGATGAGCAGGCCGGCCAGGGCCACGGCGGCGACCACCAGGATGGTGCCGGGCGTGACCGGGTCGATGTTGGCGCGGCTGTTGTCTATGAGGGCGGTCTCCGCGACCAGCGCGGTGGCGGCCACTCCGTACAGGCCGAGCAGGCTGGCGGGGCGCAGCAGCAGACCGCCGGCGACCAGCGGGAGGGCGAGCGCCTCGGGCGGGCACCACTCGGAGCTGATGAGCGTCCCGGCGGCCAGCAGCGGCACCGAGCACAGCAGCACGGCGAGCGCCCCGGAGTCCGAACCGCCGCCCCGGAAGGAGTCGACGGCGGCGCGGCGGAGGGTGGTGCGCAGGCGGTGATACGCCTTGTGGACCCGGTGTTTCCAGGTCGTCGGGGGTGGAGTGTCGCTACCGCGTGCCATGTCCTAGGACCTTATCCACCCATTCGGGG
It contains:
- a CDS encoding PP2C family protein-serine/threonine phosphatase, with product MARGSDTPPPTTWKHRVHKAYHRLRTTLRRAAVDSFRGGGSDSGALAVLLCSVPLLAAGTLISSEWCPPEALALPLVAGGLLLRPASLLGLYGVAATALVAETALIDNSRANIDPVTPGTILVVAAVALAGLLIAQFRSRVGVPWRRGGTMLFDLRERIKTQSTLPKLPPGWYANMSLRPAGGQSFSGDFVVAARTGPTGRTLEVVLTDVSGKGMDAASRSLLLSGAFGGLLGSLPPHSFLPAANGYLLRQDWDEGFATSIHLVLDLDTGDYELLSAGHVPGLQLNAGTGRWSEVAAEGPLLGVYDGAEFHPAKGTLRRGDVLMLFTDGLVERPARDLSEGVDRLTGEADRYVPMGFRGAAWHLIEAVAKDVNDDRALLLITRE